In Musa acuminata AAA Group cultivar baxijiao chromosome BXJ3-9, Cavendish_Baxijiao_AAA, whole genome shotgun sequence, a single genomic region encodes these proteins:
- the LOC135650167 gene encoding RNA-binding NOB1-like protein: METESPQSSPPPTPPVATVNPPAQPVCWTEVVQKNLTPQPQETISNRVFGSCTSSKGISVAVVDANALIHGDKLAGCADKFVSVPEVLEEVRDPVSRQRLSFLPFPVETMEPSPEFLNKVVKFSSETGDLHTLSDVDLKLIALAYMLEAQIHGTDHLRDRPPPLHVVDVKNLPEAQMPGWGSNVPNLAEWEALEQATEGGTNHNSRILALKDLNDQVEPENRSGPKPNEHTSFSRPRRFFAPKKEIKLEGKKMVAAGIDASQGENTENADDWLPAVSRSTHRRYLRRKARRELSKASEENRHPSSSRDADTEISEGNNVHSDSEEEFAEFDKHKITQDHFENGFSANEEQIEGGVEDVKLNFDTLQPLQEEKEDDILRTVIGSDHTAIEEDSSGNVHDFFQSEEINEFSKELDSLELNSQSDGSIDTADIDDESSEQSWMLKSLSESSVACVTSDYAMQNVILQIGLRLLAPGGMQIRQMHRWVLKCHACNNVTQEIGRIFCPKCGSGGTLRKVSVTVGENGIIMASRRPRIILRGTKFSLPLPKGGREAIAKNLILREDQLPHKLLYPKSKKKTNKQDEDFLSVDDIFSHSGEKRVPLKPPVKKALSMFSGRRNPNDNHFSRRKR; this comes from the exons ATGGAGACTGAGTCGCCGCAAtcctctcctcctcctactcctccCGTAGCTACCGTGAATCCTCCGGCGCAGCCTGTTTGCTGGACCGAGGTGGTGCAGAAGAATCTGACGCCGCAGCCCCAAGAAACCATCTCCAACCGGGTGTTCGGCAGCTGCACGTCGAGCAAGGGGATCTCAGTGGCGGTGGTCGACGCCAACGCCCTCATCCACGGGGACAAACTCGCCGGTTGCGCCGACAAGTTCGTGTCGGTGCCGGAGGTGTTGGAGGAGGTGCGCGACCCGGTGTCGCGCCAGCGGCTCTCGTTTCTGCCCTTCCCTGTGGAGACAATGGAGCCCTCACCCGAGTTCCTCAATAAAG TTGTCAAGTTTTCTAGTGAAACCGGGGACCTGCACACACTTTCAGATGTTGACCTTAAGCTTATTGCACTGGCTTACATGTTAGAAGCTCAAATCCATGGAACTGATCATCTAAGGGACAGACCTCCTCCGCTTCATGTGGTGGATGTGAAGAATCTACCTGAGGCTCAAATGCCTGGGTGGGGTTCCAATGTGCCTAATCTGGCAGAATGGGAGGCCTTGGAGCAAGCAACTGAGGGAGGCACTAATCATAATTCTAGAATACTTGCACTTAAAGATCTGAATGATCAAGTTGAACCTGAAAACAGATCTGGTCCCAAACCTAATGAGCATACATCTTTCAGTAGACCCAGAAgattttttgctccaaaaaaaGAGATCAAGTTAGAGGGAAAAAAGATGGTTGCAGCTGGAATTGATGCTTCTCAAGGTGAGAATACTGAAAATGCAGATGATTGGCTCCCTGCAGTTAGTCGAAGCACTCACAGAAGATATTTGAGAAGGAAAGCAAGGCGTGAATTGTCCAAGGCATCGGAGGAAAACAGACACCCATCCTCCAGTCGGGACGCGGACACCGAAATATCTGAAGGCAACAATGTTCACTCTGATAGTGAGGAAGAGTTTGCTGAATTTGACAAACACAAAATTACTCAGGATCACTTTGAAAATGGGTTTTCTGCCAATGAAGAACAAATTGAGGGGGGCGTCGAAGATGTGAAATTGAATTTTGATACTTTACAGCCTTTACAAGAGGAGAAAGAAGATGACATACTCAGGACTGTTATAGGATCTGATCATACAGCAATTGAGGAAGATAGCTCAGGCAATGTACATGATTTTTTTCAAAGTGAAGAAATCAATGAGTTCAGTAAAGAATTGGATAGCCTAGAATTGAATAGTCAGTCTGATGGAAGCATTGATACAGCTGACATTGATGACGAAAGCAGTGAGCAAAGTTGGATGCTGAAGTCCTTATCAGAGTCAAGTGTAGCTTGTGTTACTAGTGACTATGCTATGCAAAATGTTATTTTGcaaattggtcttcgcctattggcaCCAGGAGGAATGCAGATTCGTCAGATGCATAG GTGGGTTCTAAAATGTCATGCTTGCAATAATGTGACACAAGAAATTGGGAGGATCTTTTGTCCAAAATGTGGCAGTGGTGGCACCTTAAGAAAGGTTTCTGTAACAGTTGGTGAAAATGGGATTATAATGGCTTCACGTAGACCGCGTATCATCCTTCGAGGCACAAAA TTTTCACTTCCTTTGCCTAAAGGTGGAAGAGAAGCCATCGCAAAAAATCTCATCTTACGAGAAGATCAACTTCCACACAAGCTACTTTATCCAAaatcaaagaagaaaacaaaCAAGCAG GACGAAGACTTTCTGAGCGTAGATGACATCTTTTCTCACTCTGGCGAGAAAAGAGTACCACTCAAGCCTCCTGTGAAGAAAGCACTCTCTATGTTTAGTGGAAGAAGAAATCCTAATGACAATCATTTTTCTCGTCGTAAGCGTTAA
- the LOC135648451 gene encoding probable LRR receptor-like serine/threonine-protein kinase At1g63430 isoform X1: MKRPIAGFQLLRLLLLLLAVKWGVLLSPAYSFPHYEVSALAAFKRATFEDPFSVLSDWNSIDASPCNWTGVICSRNRDCVVSLNLSGRSLKGFLAPELRFLGCLQELYLNNNLLLGTIPTVIGMLKNLTVLDLSVNRLTGPIPPKFGELTSIIKLDLRSNGLTGNIPPELGNLGNLVELRLDRNRLEGQIPGTTNSTSSASLHGMYTSNDSDTDLCQLTKLRTGDFSYNFLVGQIPSCLKYLPRSSFQGNCFGDKYSVLQRTPQSCSVSNKSQGMTKEIDKQSTEGHKHKSPRQPEWLLILEVTTGVLVVVCIITGISTAVKSCKLKSSVKVPWKKNRHWKDVIPISIDGELLKNIPRFSREDLETACEDFSNIIRSSPDSVVYKGTMKNGTEIAVTSLCILEDQWTNYLEFSFHNKVADLARLNHENIAKVLGYCKENEPFSRMLVLDYASNGTLYEHLHYGERSQLSWIRCMKVILGVARGLRYLHMELQPPFIMSELSSNAVYLTEDYSPKLVDFESWNMIFSRSKNRDSYIADEDPLSGYMDSQEQQDMEIRQNVFGFGVLLLEIISGRPPYCKERGCLVNWATQYLQHPEEIGKLVDPELEYVKSEDLAVICSVVSLCFESDPVKRPSMQTVSAMLENGIDLSAAAILKESSLAWAELALSS, translated from the exons ATGAAGAGACCGATTGCTGGGTTCCAGTTGCTgcgtcttctccttcttcttcttgctgtcAAATGGGGAGTTCTTCTCTCTCCTGCGTACTCCTTCCCTCACTACGAAG TTTCTGCACTGGCCGCCTTCAAACGGGCTACATTTGAAGACCCTTTCTCAGTTTTGTCCGACTGGAATTCCATTGATGCAAGTCCTTGCAACTGGACTGGTGTGATCTGCTCCCGGAATCGGGACTGTGTGGTTTCGCT AAACCTTTCCGGCCGATCGTTAAAAGGATTTCTTGCTCCAGAACTAAGATTTCTTGGTTGCCTGCAAGAACT GTATTTGAACAATAACTTGCTTTTAGGCACAATACCAACAGTAATTGGAATGCTGAAGAACCTTACTGTGTTGGATTTGAGTGTGAATCGACTCACTGGTCCTATTCCCCCTAAATTTGGAGAATTGACAAGCATCATAAAATT AGATCTCCGTTCCAATGGGTTGACCGGCAATATACCACCAGAACTTGGTAATCTGGGGAATCTTGTAGAGTTGCGATTGGATAGAAACAGACTTGAGGGACAAATTCCAGGAACCACCAATTCAACTTCCTCTGCTTCTTTGCATGGCAT GTACACATCTAACGACAGCGACACTGACCTTTGCCAGTTAACTAAACTAAGAACTGGAGATTTCTCCTATAATTTTTTAGTTGGACAAATACCATCATGCTTGAAGTATCTTCCAAg GTCAAGCTTCCAAGGAAACTGTTTTGGTGATAAATACTCAGTTTTGCAGCGTACTCCTCAATCATGTA GTGTCTCAAACAAAAGCCAGGGGATGACCAAGGAGATAGATAAACAATCTACTGAGGGGCACAAGCACAAGAGTCCACGGCAACCAGAATGGCTTCTGATTCTAGAGGTCACTACAGGAGTTCTTGTAGTTGTATGCATTATTACAGGAATATCTACTGCTGTTAAAAGCTGTAAGCTAAAATCCTCTGTAAAAGTTCCCTGGAAGAAAAATAGGCATTGGAAGGATGTCATACCAATATCAATAG ATGGTGAATTGTTGAAAAACATCCCAAGATTTAGTCGAGAAGACCTTGAAACAGCTTGTGAGGATTTCAGCAATATAATCCGATCTTCTCCAGACAGTGTAGTCTACAAAGGAACAATGAAGAATGGGACTGAAATTGCTGTCACCTCACTATGCATCTTGGAGGACCAGTGGACAAACTATCTCGAGTTCTCCTTTCACAACAAG GTGGCAGATCTGGCAAGGTTAAATCATGAGAATATAGCAAAAGTGCTGGGTTACTGCAAAGAAAATGAACCCTTTTCAAGAATGCTGGTACTTGATTATGCGTCTAATGGGACATTATATGAGCATCTACATT ATGGTGAAAGATCCCAGTTATCTTGGATTAGATGCATGAAGGTAATACTAGGTGTTGCTCGTGGGTTGCGGTACTTGCACATGGAACTGCAACCACCATTTATAATGTCTGAACTGAGCTCTAATGCAGTATATCTTACTGAAGATTATTCGCCAAAG TTGGTCGATTTTGAGAGTTGGAATATGATATTTTCAAGATCCAAGAATAGAGATAGTTACATCGCAGATGAAGACCCTCTTTCTGGATACATGGACTCTCAAGAGCAACAAGACATGGAAATTCGCCAAAATGTATTTGGCTTTGGAGTGCTTTTACTGGAAATAATTAGTGGAAGGCCTCCATATTGCAAAGAAAGAGGGTGTTTGGTAAATTGG GCAACACAGTATCTTCAACACCCAGAAGAGATAGGAAAGCTAGTAGACCCTGAACTGGAATATGTGAAGTCAGAAGACCTTGCAGTAATCTGCAGTGTGGTGAGCCTCTGCTTCGAATCTGATCCCGTGAAGAGACCGTCGATGCAAACAGTAAGTGCCATGTTGGAGAATGGAATTGACTTGTCAGCAGCTGCCATTCTCAAAGAGTCTTCTTTGGCATGGGCAGAGCTAGCTTTGTCTTCATAG
- the LOC135648451 gene encoding probable LRR receptor-like serine/threonine-protein kinase At1g63430 isoform X2: MKRPIAGFQLLRLLLLLLAVKWGVLLSPAYSFPHYEVSALAAFKRATFEDPFSVLSDWNSIDASPCNWTGVICSRNRDCVVSLNLSGRSLKGFLAPELRFLGCLQELYLNNNLLLGTIPTVIGMLKNLTVLDLSVNRLTGPIPPKFGELTSIIKLDLRSNGLTGNIPPELGNLGNLVELRLDRNRLEGQIPGTTNSTSSASLHGMYTSNDSDTDLCQLTKLRTGDFSYNFLVGQIPSCLKYLPRSSFQGNCFGDKYSVLQRTPQSCVSNKSQGMTKEIDKQSTEGHKHKSPRQPEWLLILEVTTGVLVVVCIITGISTAVKSCKLKSSVKVPWKKNRHWKDVIPISIDGELLKNIPRFSREDLETACEDFSNIIRSSPDSVVYKGTMKNGTEIAVTSLCILEDQWTNYLEFSFHNKVADLARLNHENIAKVLGYCKENEPFSRMLVLDYASNGTLYEHLHYGERSQLSWIRCMKVILGVARGLRYLHMELQPPFIMSELSSNAVYLTEDYSPKLVDFESWNMIFSRSKNRDSYIADEDPLSGYMDSQEQQDMEIRQNVFGFGVLLLEIISGRPPYCKERGCLVNWATQYLQHPEEIGKLVDPELEYVKSEDLAVICSVVSLCFESDPVKRPSMQTVSAMLENGIDLSAAAILKESSLAWAELALSS, translated from the exons ATGAAGAGACCGATTGCTGGGTTCCAGTTGCTgcgtcttctccttcttcttcttgctgtcAAATGGGGAGTTCTTCTCTCTCCTGCGTACTCCTTCCCTCACTACGAAG TTTCTGCACTGGCCGCCTTCAAACGGGCTACATTTGAAGACCCTTTCTCAGTTTTGTCCGACTGGAATTCCATTGATGCAAGTCCTTGCAACTGGACTGGTGTGATCTGCTCCCGGAATCGGGACTGTGTGGTTTCGCT AAACCTTTCCGGCCGATCGTTAAAAGGATTTCTTGCTCCAGAACTAAGATTTCTTGGTTGCCTGCAAGAACT GTATTTGAACAATAACTTGCTTTTAGGCACAATACCAACAGTAATTGGAATGCTGAAGAACCTTACTGTGTTGGATTTGAGTGTGAATCGACTCACTGGTCCTATTCCCCCTAAATTTGGAGAATTGACAAGCATCATAAAATT AGATCTCCGTTCCAATGGGTTGACCGGCAATATACCACCAGAACTTGGTAATCTGGGGAATCTTGTAGAGTTGCGATTGGATAGAAACAGACTTGAGGGACAAATTCCAGGAACCACCAATTCAACTTCCTCTGCTTCTTTGCATGGCAT GTACACATCTAACGACAGCGACACTGACCTTTGCCAGTTAACTAAACTAAGAACTGGAGATTTCTCCTATAATTTTTTAGTTGGACAAATACCATCATGCTTGAAGTATCTTCCAAg GTCAAGCTTCCAAGGAAACTGTTTTGGTGATAAATACTCAGTTTTGCAGCGTACTCCTCAATCAT GTGTCTCAAACAAAAGCCAGGGGATGACCAAGGAGATAGATAAACAATCTACTGAGGGGCACAAGCACAAGAGTCCACGGCAACCAGAATGGCTTCTGATTCTAGAGGTCACTACAGGAGTTCTTGTAGTTGTATGCATTATTACAGGAATATCTACTGCTGTTAAAAGCTGTAAGCTAAAATCCTCTGTAAAAGTTCCCTGGAAGAAAAATAGGCATTGGAAGGATGTCATACCAATATCAATAG ATGGTGAATTGTTGAAAAACATCCCAAGATTTAGTCGAGAAGACCTTGAAACAGCTTGTGAGGATTTCAGCAATATAATCCGATCTTCTCCAGACAGTGTAGTCTACAAAGGAACAATGAAGAATGGGACTGAAATTGCTGTCACCTCACTATGCATCTTGGAGGACCAGTGGACAAACTATCTCGAGTTCTCCTTTCACAACAAG GTGGCAGATCTGGCAAGGTTAAATCATGAGAATATAGCAAAAGTGCTGGGTTACTGCAAAGAAAATGAACCCTTTTCAAGAATGCTGGTACTTGATTATGCGTCTAATGGGACATTATATGAGCATCTACATT ATGGTGAAAGATCCCAGTTATCTTGGATTAGATGCATGAAGGTAATACTAGGTGTTGCTCGTGGGTTGCGGTACTTGCACATGGAACTGCAACCACCATTTATAATGTCTGAACTGAGCTCTAATGCAGTATATCTTACTGAAGATTATTCGCCAAAG TTGGTCGATTTTGAGAGTTGGAATATGATATTTTCAAGATCCAAGAATAGAGATAGTTACATCGCAGATGAAGACCCTCTTTCTGGATACATGGACTCTCAAGAGCAACAAGACATGGAAATTCGCCAAAATGTATTTGGCTTTGGAGTGCTTTTACTGGAAATAATTAGTGGAAGGCCTCCATATTGCAAAGAAAGAGGGTGTTTGGTAAATTGG GCAACACAGTATCTTCAACACCCAGAAGAGATAGGAAAGCTAGTAGACCCTGAACTGGAATATGTGAAGTCAGAAGACCTTGCAGTAATCTGCAGTGTGGTGAGCCTCTGCTTCGAATCTGATCCCGTGAAGAGACCGTCGATGCAAACAGTAAGTGCCATGTTGGAGAATGGAATTGACTTGTCAGCAGCTGCCATTCTCAAAGAGTCTTCTTTGGCATGGGCAGAGCTAGCTTTGTCTTCATAG
- the LOC135648451 gene encoding probable LRR receptor-like serine/threonine-protein kinase At1g63430 isoform X3, translated as MKRPIAGFQLLRLLLLLLAVKWGVLLSPAYSFPHYEVSALAAFKRATFEDPFSVLSDWNSIDASPCNWTGVICSRNRDCVVSLNLSGRSLKGFLAPELRFLGCLQELYLNNNLLLGTIPTVIGMLKNLTVLDLSVNRLTGPIPPKFGELTSIIKLDLRSNGLTGNIPPELGNLGNLVELRLDRNRLEGQIPGTTNSTSSASLHGMYTSNDSDTDLCQLTKLRTGDFSYNFLVGQIPSCLKYLPRSSFQGNCFGDKYSVLQRVSNKSQGMTKEIDKQSTEGHKHKSPRQPEWLLILEVTTGVLVVVCIITGISTAVKSCKLKSSVKVPWKKNRHWKDVIPISIDGELLKNIPRFSREDLETACEDFSNIIRSSPDSVVYKGTMKNGTEIAVTSLCILEDQWTNYLEFSFHNKVADLARLNHENIAKVLGYCKENEPFSRMLVLDYASNGTLYEHLHYGERSQLSWIRCMKVILGVARGLRYLHMELQPPFIMSELSSNAVYLTEDYSPKLVDFESWNMIFSRSKNRDSYIADEDPLSGYMDSQEQQDMEIRQNVFGFGVLLLEIISGRPPYCKERGCLVNWATQYLQHPEEIGKLVDPELEYVKSEDLAVICSVVSLCFESDPVKRPSMQTVSAMLENGIDLSAAAILKESSLAWAELALSS; from the exons ATGAAGAGACCGATTGCTGGGTTCCAGTTGCTgcgtcttctccttcttcttcttgctgtcAAATGGGGAGTTCTTCTCTCTCCTGCGTACTCCTTCCCTCACTACGAAG TTTCTGCACTGGCCGCCTTCAAACGGGCTACATTTGAAGACCCTTTCTCAGTTTTGTCCGACTGGAATTCCATTGATGCAAGTCCTTGCAACTGGACTGGTGTGATCTGCTCCCGGAATCGGGACTGTGTGGTTTCGCT AAACCTTTCCGGCCGATCGTTAAAAGGATTTCTTGCTCCAGAACTAAGATTTCTTGGTTGCCTGCAAGAACT GTATTTGAACAATAACTTGCTTTTAGGCACAATACCAACAGTAATTGGAATGCTGAAGAACCTTACTGTGTTGGATTTGAGTGTGAATCGACTCACTGGTCCTATTCCCCCTAAATTTGGAGAATTGACAAGCATCATAAAATT AGATCTCCGTTCCAATGGGTTGACCGGCAATATACCACCAGAACTTGGTAATCTGGGGAATCTTGTAGAGTTGCGATTGGATAGAAACAGACTTGAGGGACAAATTCCAGGAACCACCAATTCAACTTCCTCTGCTTCTTTGCATGGCAT GTACACATCTAACGACAGCGACACTGACCTTTGCCAGTTAACTAAACTAAGAACTGGAGATTTCTCCTATAATTTTTTAGTTGGACAAATACCATCATGCTTGAAGTATCTTCCAAg GTCAAGCTTCCAAGGAAACTGTTTTGGTGATAAATACTCAGTTTTGCAGC GTGTCTCAAACAAAAGCCAGGGGATGACCAAGGAGATAGATAAACAATCTACTGAGGGGCACAAGCACAAGAGTCCACGGCAACCAGAATGGCTTCTGATTCTAGAGGTCACTACAGGAGTTCTTGTAGTTGTATGCATTATTACAGGAATATCTACTGCTGTTAAAAGCTGTAAGCTAAAATCCTCTGTAAAAGTTCCCTGGAAGAAAAATAGGCATTGGAAGGATGTCATACCAATATCAATAG ATGGTGAATTGTTGAAAAACATCCCAAGATTTAGTCGAGAAGACCTTGAAACAGCTTGTGAGGATTTCAGCAATATAATCCGATCTTCTCCAGACAGTGTAGTCTACAAAGGAACAATGAAGAATGGGACTGAAATTGCTGTCACCTCACTATGCATCTTGGAGGACCAGTGGACAAACTATCTCGAGTTCTCCTTTCACAACAAG GTGGCAGATCTGGCAAGGTTAAATCATGAGAATATAGCAAAAGTGCTGGGTTACTGCAAAGAAAATGAACCCTTTTCAAGAATGCTGGTACTTGATTATGCGTCTAATGGGACATTATATGAGCATCTACATT ATGGTGAAAGATCCCAGTTATCTTGGATTAGATGCATGAAGGTAATACTAGGTGTTGCTCGTGGGTTGCGGTACTTGCACATGGAACTGCAACCACCATTTATAATGTCTGAACTGAGCTCTAATGCAGTATATCTTACTGAAGATTATTCGCCAAAG TTGGTCGATTTTGAGAGTTGGAATATGATATTTTCAAGATCCAAGAATAGAGATAGTTACATCGCAGATGAAGACCCTCTTTCTGGATACATGGACTCTCAAGAGCAACAAGACATGGAAATTCGCCAAAATGTATTTGGCTTTGGAGTGCTTTTACTGGAAATAATTAGTGGAAGGCCTCCATATTGCAAAGAAAGAGGGTGTTTGGTAAATTGG GCAACACAGTATCTTCAACACCCAGAAGAGATAGGAAAGCTAGTAGACCCTGAACTGGAATATGTGAAGTCAGAAGACCTTGCAGTAATCTGCAGTGTGGTGAGCCTCTGCTTCGAATCTGATCCCGTGAAGAGACCGTCGATGCAAACAGTAAGTGCCATGTTGGAGAATGGAATTGACTTGTCAGCAGCTGCCATTCTCAAAGAGTCTTCTTTGGCATGGGCAGAGCTAGCTTTGTCTTCATAG